The region TCTGCGATCTGTGATTTCCTGCCAGGTTTTATATCATCAACTATTGATCCATGATCATAATTTCTTAAAACGGCAAAAGCTGTATCAAATCTGTAATCCTTTACATAAACATCTACAGCTTTGCCTTCCCTTGAGAAGTCAAGTATAAACTTTACTGGATTGAGATTTGTTCCGCAGACAACAACCGTTCCATCTGTTCCTTTTTTGTTAACGAGTTTTCTAAGACCGCCGTATCCTTTGTTACCGACAAATATAAATGTCTGTATCTGATTCCTGTTGTAATAAGGTCTTTCCTTAAGTAGATCCATATGGGCAAGCTTCCACTGGTAAGGACTTGCAAGCTCAAGACCATTTAAAAGTCTTCTTCCTACCTCAAACATATCTCCAAATTTGTACCTGCCTTTAAAAACCATACCTAAAAGCGATTTTCCATAATGAGCTAAAGGAGATCCAAAGTTAGCAGGGGCGAGCATTATTATCTTTTTAACAGGACATTTATCTATACGGTGTCTGTAGTACTCTGCTATAAAATGTCTGATCACTAAACCACCTGTTGAATGGACTATAACATTGAGATCAACAAGTTTATTTCCCTCTTTATCTATGAAGCCTTTTTCTCTGAATCTGTCGTATAGTCCATCTATAACATCTTCGTAGGTTACATTGTCCTCTCTTGATTCATAATCAGCGTAGTATATGGTATCAACAGATCCGATACCATTTTTAATCAGGAATGCTTTTACATCTTTGAAGCTTTCTGAACAGTCGCTCCAACCGTGAAGGATAAGGGTTATCTCTTTCATTACTCCCTCCCCCATATTTTTAATTTCATATCAGATTAATAATTTGTCAATATACTACGAATAAATTTTTAAGAATCTTGATTTTTAAAAGAAGGATTATTACTATTAAACATGCCAGTTAAACGGATTCATGGCAACTGAATATGCTATTATGATGCATTTTGAGTAAGAAAGACTAAGATTTTTAATCCTTGATAATCAACATTTATAAGATAATGCTAATAAGTATAATTGCATTACTACAGGTTTAATGCAGATTACTTATTTTTGCAAAGATGTATAGAAGCGGAATGATCTTTCTCTAAATGGCTTTATAACTTGCTAAATGGCTTATTTTTTTATATCGATAGAATAGTGGGTTTTCTTTGAACCAAGTGGGATAGAAAGTTAACAACATCTGTTGCTGTTACTGCAGTTACATCTGTAGTTTTCTTTGAACCAAGTGGGATAGAAAGGTATCTTCTTCTGCTTCTATATAAGATATAGTTTTACCAGTTTTCTTTGAACCAAGTGGGATAGAAAGAAGCGTGTATCTTGTGGTGTAACGAAATTGCGGGATGTTTTCTTTGAACCAAGTGGGATAGAAAGGTGGAAAGGTTTAAATTTTAATTAGTCCACTGGTGAAGTTTTCTTTGAACCAAGTGGGATAGAAAGTTGGAAGTATAACATTTTTAGGCTTTGAAACTTCATCAGTTTTCTTTGAACCAAGTGGGATAGAAAGTTTCACTCCGGTGGTGTTATCGCTCATTCTGGAATGGTTTTCTTTGAACCAAGTGGGATAGAAAGACCAGTGATGACGAAAGACTTGCAAGGTTCTGGGCTGTTTTCTTTGAACCAAGTGGGATAGAAAGGCAGTTCTTAAAGCTCTGGAATCTATGAATGCAAAGTGTTTTCTTTGAACCAAGTGGGATAGAAAGACTTCCTGATTCTGTTTCAACAACATCCTGCGAAATTGTTTTCTTTGAACCAAGTGGGATAGAAAGTTTTTCATAGCTACCCAAATAGGCTTTGCTACTGATGTGGTTTTCTTTGAACCAAGTGGGATAGAAAGTCTGTTTTAGCAGGGATAACAGTTTTATTAACATTTGTTTTCTTTGAACCAAGTGGGATAGAAAGCAGCAACAGGTTCAAGTATTTTCTGTATTGCTCCAAAAATGTTTTCTTTGAACCAAGTGGGATAGAAAGTGTATGTATACCTGTTCTCCTTTTTTGTACTCTACAGTTTTCTTTGAACTAAGTGGGATAGAAAGTGAGCGTGTGTTTGCACATACGCAAACACACAAGAAAGTTTTCTTTGAACTAAGTGGAATAGAAAGAATGGAAGTTGGCTTCCTCATCAATTAATGATACAGGATCAGAGACTTCTTTTATATTTAGAGAATCAAGGATCTCTCTAACAATCTGTCTTTTTACAGCTTTTTCTTCAGGGGTTTCATTCTTTAGCTTTTCCTCTAATTCATTGATAAATTCCTCTATTCTCTTCTCTGTTTTCTCCTGTTTTTCTCTTATCTCTTTGATTTTTTTCTCAATTAAATTATTGACTTCCTGAAGGCTAGTATTCTCATCAATCTTGTCAATCCCAATACTTCCCTTTAAAGTTTCCTCTTCTGCATCCGTAAACTCATAACCAGATCCACTTTCCAAAGCATTATTAACGCTTTCCTTTATCTTCTCTAATTCCTGAAGAATCTTATACTCATATGAATCTGGCTCTTTGTTTCCCTCACCATTATCTTTTTCTGTATCGCCCTTCTTCTTTTTCACACCTTTTACGGTATAAAGTTTTTCTTTAATTTCTTCTAATTGTCCATCTTCCTCTTCCGACAAATAAACGGCAAGTAATGCTTTTGTTATATCAGGATCATTTCCATACTTACTGGAAAGATCCATTATAGATTCAATCATATTTAAGCCGTATCTATACTTTCTGTTATCAATTAAAAACTGTTCTGCTTTTTCTCTTCCCTCACTTGATATATCATTTACCATTAAGTTTGAAATCCTATCAAAGACATCAGATAGGACAAGGTATGAATAATTAGCCACTGAAAACTCAAGAGCTTTTTTTACATTGAGATAATTCTCATAATTGCTTTCAGGAAGTCTCTCCAGTGCTTTTTTACTCTTGATAACACTTCTTATTCCAAATAATGTGGTCTTTCCAGTCGAAGTATCTATTATAAATTTCCCTTTGGACAGACTTCCAAAATCTGCAACATCACTCTCATCTCTTTTTAAGTTTGCTACCACACCAAGAAGTACATCATTTTCTATAGACTCTATCTTCTCTGCCTTTTCTAGATTATCACCTCCCTGACCCTCCAATAAACTTTTTTCCTTTTTTAAAGCAGATAAAATCTCCTCTTTTTTTCTCCTGTAATCTGAATTTATATGCATTAGGACTTTATTTGCCATTACCGTACCTAACGAAGCACTGGTCCACACATAATCAGCAAATTTTTCTGTACTATTAGTAGACAGAATTAACTGTCCAAAATTCTCTGGCTTATCCATTTTTAACACCCTTTTTGATTAATTGAGGTTGAAACTTTTTCTATTATAAACACCGTATCTTTTACCAATCTCATTCATAGACACATTGGCAGGTTCGAATACTACATCAATAAACCTTATATCTGCCATACCATTACCATTTGAATTCTCTATTATTCTCAGTTGTTCTTTGATCATATCAGGGTATAGAGTGTAGTACTGTCTATAGGCAGCACTTAGTTCGTCCTTGGCTATTCTCAACTCTTTCTTTGAATAAAGCCGATGTATAGCACCAAAAAGCAATCTGTTTTCTAAAATATCATCAGAAGGTAAAAAATCTTCACATCTTAAGTTTTCTAAAGTTTCAGATATTACCTTTTCCATCTTTATCTCCTTATATCAATTTTTCTTATTTCACTGCTGGCTAACTTTTTTAGGGATCTTTTTCCCTTTGAAGTCTGGATTGTCTTCATAAACTTTGCTTGCCATAATCTGTTTTCGTTTCTTGAACTGCTGTATTACTTGGATCTGTCTGGCTATCTTTTCTCTCATTTCAATCTCTTCTTTGTTCTGCTTCGGCAGTTCAATGGCAAGCCTGTCTATTTCTTTAAGCATATATTCAAGTAGACTATTATCATCCATTTCCAGACTATAGAACCTTGCCCAGTCTATTACATCTCTACCGAAGTAATCTGTTTCTAGAGGATCTGCACCTCTCTCCAGAAGCCATGTAATTAGTGCCTTTTTGCCATTGATTAATTTTTCCTCTATTATGTCTGGGTTTGTACGAAAAAATTCAGAGGACAAAAACCTTTTTACACTCTCTTCTTGAGTCTGCATTCTTTTATATCTATCTTCTTCTAAGCTTTGTTCTATATTCATAGATCCACCAACCGTCCTAATAACATCAGTTCCAACACTTTTCGTTTTAATCAACCTTCCTATATATCTTCTTGACATAAAAACTGTATGCAAGGGGGTCAATCCCATTGATTTCTCTTTTATATTAACATCAAGTAAATGCAAAAATCCCATTGCAAAAGCATATCTGCCCTGCATAATCAAGAGATGTACTGCATGGTGTCCTGCACTCGTGTACATCTCATCTATTTTTAAACCACTTGTTACACTTTTTTCTAGTATATTTCCAATTCCTCGTGCAAGTTCTTCCAATTCCTGCTTCACTTCCTCAAGGGGATAAATTGAATAGTCTCTTGATTCTATGCCTTCTTCATCTTTATAGATGAAATTCCAAAAGATAGTCTTGTACCTTTCCTCGTCTATTTTTCCATTTTTAGGCTTAGGCAACATTCTATAATAATATTCACTTAACACCCCTTCATTAACCCCTTCCTGATCCAGCCATCTGTCACTCATTTACTCCACCTCAACTTTTATAGACTGTACCTAATTTATGTTAAAACTTAAAACAGATTCATTAAATTTGCAAGCTATTTTTTTGCACTAAAAAAATAATGCAACTTTCTTCTAATCAAAAGCTAATTTGTTAACATAGCATCCTTGATCTTCTGGATTGCAGGTCCATTTACATATCTCATTATTACGGATCTGTCTTTTATATAGAACCTCTTAGCAAGGATTGTTCCACTATCTAACCTTAAAAGATAATCAACCGTTTCGCCAGCAACTGTCATTCTAAGAAGAACGAAACCAACACCGTCTTTTTCTTTATAAAAGACCTCACCCACATCTCTTTCTTCCTGTGTATACTCGTCAAAAAACCTTATGTACCCCTCAAGTTTAAATCCAAATTCAAACCCTTTTGCTGATTCTGTCCAGTTCGATGGATTCTCCAAGTAGTAGGTGCCGGTATCTTCATCATAATACTTATACCCAAGAGATTTACACCCAGATCCATACATTCCAACTTTATCGCATGTTGTTTGAGGGTCCTTACTTACTCCATATAGAAAGGAATACAGACCATAAGAAGATGGGTCACAGGTTGAAGCATAGTTATAAAAATAACCTGTAGAATAGTTGTAAGTGTAATTTACAGACAAAGAAGATATATAGGGGTCCCCACTATCGTCATAAGCATAGCTTTCTGAACAGGAAGGAGTTTTAGGTGGAATTAGATAATACTTATTTTTGTTCGATGTCTCTCTAACAAAATAAAGTGGAACTCTCTCAAGAATTACTGCATTATCTTTTGAATCATATGTAAATATATCAAGAACACTTGAATGGTTATAGCCAATCTCAAGATCTGCCTGATATTTTGAGAAGAAAATATCACCTGTGGCTTTAGCTTCCCCTCTAATTATATATAGCACATCCCCTTCAGAAAAAGAGATGTTAAAATTAGGAAGAATATTATCTCTAAACAGATCCCTTGACCTGACTACACGATTTGCAAGATCCTCTTCCCTAATGTTTGTAATATTTAACTGCAAACCTCTATTGTATGATGCAATTAAACTTCCATTATCAGAAATTATATATGTCCCAACCTGCTGTAAGGACTCGTTCAGTGGAATACTGGTCTTGTTTACGTTTACTTTGAACTAAGCGGGATAGAAAGGCTTTATCAAGAAAGATAATATCATTTAACACTTGTGTTTCTTTTGAACTAAGCGGGATAGAAAATTAGTATTCTTTACGTTTGATTAGGATGATAGAAAATCGGTGTAAAAAATAGACGCCCGCCCGCTTCCCTGCTCGCAGCGGGTCTGGTGCCGGTAGTTCACTGGAGGCAGGGTCTCCACCTACCAGCACTCCCATTAATAATTATGAGAAAAAATAAGAAAATTTCAATCATAGCTAGAATGAATTATTTAACACATTATATCTGGAATATTGGCAGGAATATTTAGAAACGGGGCTGTTATCAAAAATTCCAGCATTAGACTCGATTAAAATTAATAAGAAGACAGACTACTCAATACTTAGAAAGCTCAATTTTTCTAATATCTCTATTCCCCTGTAATCTGTTAGATCAAGTCTTATCGGCGTTATGGAAACATAACCTTCCCTGACAGCCGTATAATCTGTTCCTCTCTCACATTCCTCTTCAAGTGCCTCTTCGCCGCCTATCCAGTAATAAACCTCCTTTGATGGAGATATATATTTTTTTATCTCCTCTCTGTATGCTCCTCTTCCCTGTCTTGTTAAGAGAAATCCTTTTATCTGATCTATCTTGATATTTGGAAATGTTACATTCAGGAAAACTTTTTCAGGAAGACCTTTATGAAGAATCTGTTTTACTATCTTAATAGCAAGATCAGCCATCCCTTCAAAGTCTGGATTTTTTGATGATGCAGGTGAAAATGCTACAGAGGGAATACCGAACATAGTTCCTTCTCTCGCTGCACCTACAGTTCCTGAGTAAAAGATATCATTTCCAAGATTTGGTCCTGTGTTTATTCCTGAGATCAGGATATCAGGTTTTTCTCCATTGAGAATGATATGATACCCGAGATGAACACAGTCTGCAGGTGTTCCATCAACTATGTAGTAAAAGTTTTCCTCAAGTTTTTCTATTTTTAAAGGTCGTGTGAATGTAAGCGAATGGCTTGTTCCTGACATATTCCTGTCAGGGGTTACGGTTATAACTTCAAAGTTTTCATTCAGAAGTTTTTTCCTGAGAGAGAGAAGACCTTCCGATTGATAACCGTCATCATTAACAAGTAGTACTCTGTACTTTTCCATAAAATTTTTATCCCCATTCTGTTTTCAGCTGATTATTATATTTGATTCGTGGAAAATAATCTATTTAAAAGTCGGAGCGAGCGGACTCGAACCGCCGACCTCTGGCCCCCCATGCCAGTGCTCTACCGCCTGAGCTACGCTCCGAACTATTTTGATAAAGACTCTTTTAGATGCTTCCCAGCTTTAAAAGATATACCGAATCTTTCTGGAATCAATTTTTCTTCTTTTGTTTTTGGGTTTCTTCCTATTTTAGGAGCTCTTTTCTTGACTATAAATGTTCCAAATCCTGAGATCTGGACTTTATGTCCGTCTTCACCTGTAACAAGCTCCTGTATGAT is a window of Persephonella marina EX-H1 DNA encoding:
- the surE gene encoding 5'/3'-nucleotidase SurE → MEKYRVLLVNDDGYQSEGLLSLRKKLLNENFEVITVTPDRNMSGTSHSLTFTRPLKIEKLEENFYYIVDGTPADCVHLGYHIILNGEKPDILISGINTGPNLGNDIFYSGTVGAAREGTMFGIPSVAFSPASSKNPDFEGMADLAIKIVKQILHKGLPEKVFLNVTFPNIKIDQIKGFLLTRQGRGAYREEIKKYISPSKEVYYWIGGEEALEEECERGTDYTAVREGYVSITPIRLDLTDYRGIEILEKLSFLSIE
- a CDS encoding HU family DNA-binding protein, which translates into the protein MTKAEIVEWILKNKNPEVSKKDVSDVVNAIFEKIIQELVTGEDGHKVQISGFGTFIVKKRAPKIGRNPKTKEEKLIPERFGISFKAGKHLKESLSK
- a CDS encoding esterase/lipase family protein, with product MKEITLILHGWSDCSESFKDVKAFLIKNGIGSVDTIYYADYESREDNVTYEDVIDGLYDRFREKGFIDKEGNKLVDLNVIVHSTGGLVIRHFIAEYYRHRIDKCPVKKIIMLAPANFGSPLAHYGKSLLGMVFKGRYKFGDMFEVGRRLLNGLELASPYQWKLAHMDLLKERPYYNRNQIQTFIFVGNKGYGGLRKLVNKKGTDGTVVVCGTNLNPVKFILDFSREGKAVDVYVKDYRFDTAFAVLRNYDHGSIVDDIKPGRKSQIADLVLRAIKIKKPEEYAEFKKELEEITEKTFKNREIYQQFIVRAVDDHNKPIKDYTIEFFVYKYNGRYIRNGEFTKKKISAEEEYWSRRFHELITDEFHNNSTDPSFRRFIVGIKKLKNEIKECCKSLGSDIVLSMKIYVPRVDEGIYYETEKLKNIILLRTENGQIVDEKPSLFYPNTTTLIEMKINRSTKYVTVDIKPRKH